A genome region from Thermoanaerobacterium xylanolyticum LX-11 includes the following:
- a CDS encoding type II secretion system protein, with protein sequence MAWFVKALNKDEKGFTLIELIVVIAILGILAAIAVPRVTTSLNNAKNNADQSNLKIVQSAVDRYWADNNAYPSNSDLDPDNESSVLVPKYLDKIPRLNSGYFSIDSNSGIVSIVSQKPTE encoded by the coding sequence ATGGCATGGTTTGTGAAGGCATTGAATAAAGATGAAAAAGGTTTTACATTGATTGAATTGATTGTAGTAATAGCAATACTTGGAATACTTGCAGCAATCGCAGTACCAAGAGTAACAACATCATTGAATAATGCAAAAAATAATGCAGATCAATCAAATTTAAAAATAGTTCAAAGTGCAGTTGACAGATATTGGGCAGATAACAATGCTTATCCATCTAATTCAGATTTAGATCCAGACAATGAAAGTAGTGTGCTTGTTCCCAAGTATTTAGATAAAATCCCAAGATTAAATAGTGGCTATTTCTCCATAGATAGTAATAGTGGGATTGTTTCTATAGTTAGTCAAAAACCAACTGAATAA
- the aroE gene encoding shikimate dehydrogenase, with the protein MNINSKTSIYGIIGHPIGHSLSPLIHNYAFENLDFNSVYVSFDVNEEDLKDAIIGIKALGIKGLNVTVPHKESVIKYLDRISDEAKLIGAVNTIKNNSGSLEGYNTDVTGFMESLKEHNVDVVGKNAVILGAGGAAKAVAVGLALLGAKSIYVCNRSIDKAKELSIHMENNFNIKSLGISYNDLNMLDEIDILINATSVGMHPNVDVSPIGEDVVAKAKFVYDIIYNPEKTLFLSYAEKYRIKYINGLDMLINQAIDSFKIWTGANFDKKIILNFLKKKDFVK; encoded by the coding sequence ATGAATATTAATTCTAAAACAAGCATTTATGGTATAATTGGGCATCCAATAGGACATAGTTTATCGCCTTTGATACATAACTATGCCTTTGAAAATCTCGATTTTAATTCGGTTTACGTTTCTTTTGATGTAAATGAAGAAGATTTAAAAGATGCAATTATAGGTATAAAAGCATTAGGCATAAAAGGCCTTAATGTTACTGTTCCACATAAGGAAAGTGTGATAAAGTATCTTGATCGTATTTCAGATGAAGCAAAACTTATTGGAGCAGTGAACACAATAAAAAATAATAGTGGTTCATTGGAAGGATACAATACCGATGTAACAGGTTTTATGGAATCGCTAAAAGAACACAACGTGGATGTTGTAGGCAAAAATGCAGTTATTTTAGGTGCTGGTGGTGCTGCCAAAGCTGTGGCCGTAGGATTAGCACTTTTAGGAGCTAAGTCAATATATGTATGCAATAGATCGATAGATAAAGCAAAGGAACTTAGCATTCATATGGAAAATAATTTTAACATTAAAAGTTTAGGAATATCGTATAACGATCTAAATATGTTAGATGAGATTGATATACTGATAAACGCTACCAGTGTCGGTATGCATCCGAATGTAGATGTGTCGCCAATTGGAGAAGATGTAGTTGCAAAAGCGAAATTTGTTTATGATATTATATATAATCCTGAAAAGACGTTATTTCTAAGCTATGCGGAGAAATACCGCATAAAATACATCAATGGGCTTGATATGCTTATAAATCAGGCAATTGATTCATTTAAAATTTGGACTGGAGCAAATTTCGATAAAAAAATTATTTTAAATTTTCTTAAAAAGAAGGATTTTGTTAAATAA
- a CDS encoding peptidase U32 family protein — protein MVELLSPAGDLERVKVAINYGADAVYFGGNNYGLRATVGFSMDEIKYAVEYVKNHGKKAYLTVNIFPHNDDLIGLPEYIYEVSKTGIDAVIASDPGVFSIIKEVAPKLEIHISTQANNVNYRSAIFWHELGAKRIVLARELSLEEIKQIRQKTPNDLELEVFVHGAMCISYSGRCLLSNYLTERDANKGECTHPCRWKYYLVEEKRPGQYMRIEEDDRGTYIMNSKDLCMIKYIPDIIKAGATSLKIEGRNKSSYYVAVVTKVYRKAIDDYLEFGDRYVFDEGLLEELGKVSNRDFTTGFYFGKPGSESHNYDSSSYIRNYNIVGMVIDYDDKSGMAVIEQRNRFFSGDVIEIIGPKDMFVETIDKMYDIEGNEIGVAPHPQMIVKIPLKRKVEKYYILRKKA, from the coding sequence ATGGTTGAGTTATTATCACCGGCCGGTGATTTAGAGAGGGTAAAAGTTGCGATAAATTATGGAGCAGATGCCGTTTATTTCGGTGGAAACAATTATGGACTTAGAGCTACAGTCGGCTTTAGCATGGATGAGATCAAATATGCAGTTGAATATGTTAAAAATCATGGTAAAAAAGCTTATTTAACTGTAAACATATTTCCTCACAATGATGATCTCATAGGATTGCCAGAATATATATATGAAGTTAGTAAAACTGGAATAGACGCAGTGATAGCTTCTGATCCAGGTGTATTTTCGATAATCAAGGAAGTTGCACCAAAACTTGAGATTCATATAAGCACACAAGCTAACAACGTTAATTATAGAAGCGCAATTTTTTGGCATGAATTAGGGGCAAAGCGCATTGTTTTGGCTAGAGAATTGTCTTTGGAAGAGATAAAGCAGATAAGACAAAAAACTCCAAACGATTTAGAATTGGAGGTTTTTGTTCACGGTGCAATGTGCATTTCGTATTCCGGAAGATGCCTTCTAAGTAATTATTTAACAGAAAGAGATGCAAACAAAGGCGAATGTACGCATCCATGCAGGTGGAAGTATTATCTTGTTGAAGAAAAAAGGCCTGGACAGTACATGAGAATAGAGGAAGATGACAGAGGGACATATATAATGAATTCAAAAGATCTATGTATGATAAAATACATTCCAGATATTATCAAAGCTGGCGCAACCAGTCTAAAGATAGAAGGCAGAAACAAAAGCTCGTATTATGTTGCTGTTGTGACAAAAGTTTATAGAAAAGCAATTGATGATTATCTGGAATTTGGCGATAGATATGTTTTTGATGAAGGCCTTTTAGAAGAATTGGGGAAAGTCAGCAATAGAGACTTTACGACTGGTTTTTATTTTGGGAAACCTGGTTCTGAATCACACAATTATGATTCTTCCTCATACATCAGGAATTACAATATTGTTGGAATGGTGATTGATTACGATGATAAAAGTGGAATGGCTGTAATAGAGCAAAGAAACAGATTTTTTTCAGGTGATGTAATAGAGATCATAGGTCCTAAAGACATGTTTGTGGAGACTATTGATAAAATGTATGATATAGAAGGCAATGAAATCGGAGTTGCACCGCATCCACAGATGATTGTAAAGATTCCATTAAAGAGGAAGGTAGAAAAATATTACATTCTTAGAAAAAAAGCATAG
- a CDS encoding prepilin peptidase has product MFILYILVFVFGLIIGSFLNVVIYRLPRNESIVYPPSHCTNCESELKPYDLVPVISYIFLRGRCRYCGNRISIRYPIVELLTGFIYLILFIYFGISIKSLSYAFLASLLIVITFIDMEHKIIPNKVILIGLIAGAAFRVLMFNYGLWDYIVGFLIGGGVLLLISLLSGGGMGGGDIKLMAMIGLFIGWKLTISTLFLAVVLGAIGGIAMILFKIKTRKDYIPFGPYISIACLISILYGYDLLNMYIKLIRG; this is encoded by the coding sequence ATGTTTATTCTATATATACTTGTTTTTGTATTTGGTTTAATAATTGGTAGTTTTTTAAATGTAGTCATATACAGACTTCCAAGGAATGAATCAATTGTTTATCCTCCATCACATTGTACAAATTGTGAAAGTGAGTTAAAGCCGTATGATTTAGTTCCCGTAATAAGCTACATATTTCTAAGAGGCAGATGTAGATACTGTGGAAATAGAATATCAATAAGATATCCTATTGTAGAACTTTTAACAGGATTTATATATCTTATTTTGTTTATCTATTTTGGCATATCTATAAAGTCGCTGTCGTATGCATTTTTAGCGTCATTATTAATTGTCATAACATTTATAGATATGGAACATAAGATAATACCAAACAAAGTAATTTTGATAGGATTAATAGCTGGAGCAGCATTTAGAGTGCTGATGTTTAATTATGGATTATGGGACTACATTGTAGGCTTTTTAATAGGAGGCGGAGTGCTTCTTCTTATATCTTTATTGTCAGGAGGAGGAATGGGTGGTGGAGATATAAAACTTATGGCTATGATTGGTCTTTTTATAGGCTGGAAGCTTACTATATCAACGCTTTTTCTGGCAGTTGTATTAGGTGCTATTGGCGGCATCGCCATGATTTTGTTTAAAATTAAGACAAGAAAAGATTACATACCTTTTGGACCTTATATAAGCATTGCCTGTTTGATTTCTATTTTATATGGATATGATTTGTTGAATATGTATATAAAACTTATAAGAGGTTGA
- a CDS encoding type IV pilus twitching motility protein PilT: protein MKTSELLAMVVEKGASDLHITVGVPPVLRINGQLIKLDLPQLTPQDTEEITKDLLSSDELKKLEDAGDIDLSYSVKGLGRFRINAYKQRGTYSLAIRSVALRIPTIDELGLPEVIKDLALKTRGLIIVTGPTGSGKSTTLASMIDLINEERNCHILTLEDPIEYLHKHKKSIVNQREIGHDALSYASALRAALREDPDVILVGEMRDLETIQIAITAAETGHLVLSTLHTIGSAKTIDRIIDVFPPHQQQQIKVQLSNVLEGIISQQLLPKIDNSGRVVAVEVMIATPAIRNLIREGKSFQIQSMVQTGNKFGMVTMDMWISQLLKRNLISMDDALTYCVDRENFSRLVV from the coding sequence ATGAAAACAAGTGAACTTCTGGCTATGGTTGTAGAAAAAGGCGCATCTGATTTGCATATAACAGTTGGCGTTCCTCCGGTACTTAGAATTAATGGGCAACTTATAAAACTGGATTTACCTCAATTAACACCTCAAGATACTGAAGAAATAACAAAAGATTTGCTTTCAAGCGATGAGCTAAAAAAACTTGAAGATGCAGGTGATATTGACCTATCGTATTCAGTAAAAGGGCTAGGAAGGTTTAGGATAAATGCTTATAAGCAAAGGGGAACATATAGCCTTGCCATAAGATCTGTCGCTTTGAGAATTCCGACAATTGATGAATTAGGACTTCCAGAAGTGATTAAAGATCTTGCGCTTAAAACCCGTGGTCTCATAATTGTTACAGGGCCTACAGGCAGCGGAAAATCTACGACATTGGCATCTATGATCGATTTAATAAACGAAGAACGTAATTGTCATATATTGACCCTGGAAGATCCTATTGAATATTTGCATAAGCACAAAAAAAGTATAGTAAATCAAAGAGAAATCGGGCATGATGCTTTGTCATACGCCAGTGCATTAAGGGCAGCATTAAGAGAGGACCCTGATGTGATACTGGTTGGAGAAATGAGGGATCTTGAGACGATACAGATAGCTATAACAGCGGCTGAGACGGGGCATCTTGTGTTATCCACTTTACATACCATAGGTTCGGCAAAGACTATCGACAGGATTATAGATGTTTTTCCGCCGCATCAGCAACAGCAGATAAAAGTACAGCTTTCAAATGTCTTAGAAGGGATTATATCGCAGCAATTATTGCCTAAAATAGATAATTCAGGGCGAGTCGTCGCCGTAGAAGTTATGATAGCTACACCTGCAATAAGAAATTTAATAAGAGAAGGGAAGTCATTTCAAATACAATCGATGGTGCAGACAGGGAATAAATTTGGAATGGTGACAATGGATATGTGGATATCGCAGCTATTAAAGAGAAATTTGATTTCTATGGACGATGCACTTACATATTGTGTTGATAGAGAAAACTTTTCTCGATTAGTAGTATAA
- a CDS encoding type II secretion system F family protein, producing the protein MPTYTYKARDMDGNLITGTLELDTLSSCVDSLKQKNYYILDVKEKVEKKDIFESINSSRKVKVKDIAVFCRQFSVLINAGIPIVASLATLSEQVENKRLKKALTDVYEDVQKGKTLSESMRKHPDVFPMLLFNMIEAGEVSGTLDKVLNEMAEHFEKENNLNQKIKSALAYPAIVSIVAVLVVVFLVTNVLPTFVGMFKNAGAQLPTPTLILLGLSDSIAHYWYVYLGNIVLLIFVLLRTIKTDRGRELFDFLMLKIPIFGPLNVKIITSRFTRTLSTLIGSGIPLMESLSVVEKVVGNTVVANGLKKAEEEIKRGNGLALPLKKIDIFPPMVIQMIKVGEDSGSLDSILKKTADFYDSEVDTAVSQMTTLIEPLIIVLLASIVGFIVVSIVMPMFQMYNFIGQ; encoded by the coding sequence ATGCCAACTTATACATATAAGGCAAGGGATATGGATGGAAATCTTATAACAGGCACTTTGGAACTTGATACATTATCGTCATGTGTAGACAGCTTGAAGCAGAAAAACTATTATATATTAGATGTCAAAGAAAAAGTGGAGAAGAAGGATATTTTTGAAAGTATCAATTCTTCACGTAAAGTGAAGGTAAAGGATATAGCTGTGTTTTGCAGGCAGTTTTCTGTTCTCATAAATGCAGGTATTCCTATTGTTGCATCACTTGCTACTTTGTCTGAGCAAGTTGAAAATAAAAGGTTGAAAAAAGCCTTAACTGATGTATATGAAGATGTGCAGAAGGGTAAAACCCTTTCAGAATCAATGAGAAAACATCCAGATGTATTTCCAATGCTTTTATTCAATATGATAGAAGCAGGAGAAGTAAGTGGTACTTTAGACAAAGTATTAAATGAGATGGCTGAACATTTTGAGAAAGAAAACAATTTAAACCAAAAGATAAAATCAGCTTTAGCATATCCTGCGATTGTATCCATCGTTGCAGTATTGGTAGTCGTATTTCTTGTTACAAATGTCCTTCCTACATTTGTAGGCATGTTTAAAAATGCAGGAGCACAATTACCGACGCCGACATTGATACTTTTAGGATTAAGCGATTCTATAGCACATTATTGGTATGTTTATTTAGGGAATATTGTATTATTAATCTTTGTACTTTTAAGAACTATAAAAACAGATAGGGGAAGAGAATTATTTGATTTTTTGATGTTAAAGATACCAATATTTGGCCCACTAAATGTGAAGATCATCACATCAAGGTTTACAAGGACGTTATCAACACTTATAGGTTCAGGGATTCCATTGATGGAATCATTGTCTGTTGTAGAAAAAGTAGTGGGGAATACTGTTGTGGCGAATGGCTTAAAAAAAGCTGAAGAAGAGATAAAAAGGGGAAACGGGCTTGCATTGCCTTTAAAGAAAATCGATATATTTCCGCCAATGGTTATTCAAATGATAAAGGTTGGAGAAGATTCGGGATCGCTGGACAGTATATTAAAGAAAACGGCGGATTTTTACGACAGCGAAGTTGATACAGCCGTATCCCAGATGACTACATTGATTGAACCATTAATAATAGTCTTACTGGCGTCAATAGTAGGATTTATAGTAGTATCCATAGTGATGCCGATGTTCCAGATGTACAATTTTATAGGTCAATAA
- a CDS encoding peptidoglycan D,D-transpeptidase FtsI family protein yields MNRKNLRFIVLNIITTFLILSLLIRLFYIQYVKGETYAKIAVDQKIQSLNLDKKRGEIYDRNLIPFTDRTSTKYVYAIPGLIINKKNASEIINKLTGISESEIYGNLNEGKDILSYKVRYTYDGNLPVGIFILNIPQRYDSNSLARHIIGYSGSANYGLEDTFNKILSTNGYDSIAVFKDNNNDYLKGLGVKIRSTDKNVYSIQTTLDYHIQKAVENILDKNNINGAAVVLSVKNGDILAMASRPNYDQNKVSDYLNSKNEELLNKAVMDYPPGSIFKIIVASAALENKKVNIYDNFIDEPYINIDGVVYHNFMDESNGLINMIKAFEVSSNTTFIKIGQKTGGSDIIEMAKKFGITKDDNLPIEEQIGTLPSLENTLGAGIGNLSIGQGDVTMTPLQAADVAATIANDGIRNVPNLLKAIIDENGNIVENLHKADSYRVISESTAESVKEMMRDVVVNGTGKNAETEYKSAGKTGSAEVNREKNIYHAWFTGFVPYDEPVYAISVFVKNGDIGGIKAAPIFKQIAEEIMKYYK; encoded by the coding sequence ATGAATAGGAAAAACCTTAGATTTATTGTTTTAAATATCATAACTACATTTCTTATCTTATCATTATTGATAAGGCTTTTTTATATACAATACGTAAAAGGTGAAACATACGCTAAAATTGCTGTAGATCAAAAAATTCAAAGTTTGAATTTAGACAAAAAACGTGGAGAAATATACGATAGAAATTTAATTCCTTTTACAGACAGAACTTCAACAAAGTACGTGTATGCAATCCCTGGATTGATCATCAATAAAAAAAATGCATCAGAAATAATAAATAAACTAACTGGTATTTCAGAAAGTGAAATATACGGAAACTTAAATGAAGGCAAAGATATTCTTAGTTATAAAGTTAGATATACATACGACGGAAATTTGCCTGTTGGAATCTTTATACTGAATATTCCTCAAAGATATGATTCTAATTCATTGGCAAGACACATAATAGGATACAGTGGTAGCGCTAATTATGGATTGGAAGACACATTCAACAAAATTTTAAGCACTAATGGATATGATTCTATAGCTGTATTTAAAGACAACAATAATGACTATTTAAAAGGATTGGGTGTAAAAATAAGAAGCACTGATAAAAATGTATACTCGATTCAGACAACACTCGATTATCATATTCAAAAAGCGGTAGAAAATATTTTGGATAAAAACAATATTAACGGTGCTGCTGTTGTTTTAAGTGTAAAAAATGGAGATATTTTGGCAATGGCTTCAAGGCCCAACTACGACCAAAATAAAGTTAGCGATTATCTAAACAGTAAAAACGAAGAATTGCTGAATAAAGCAGTAATGGATTATCCCCCGGGGTCCATTTTTAAAATAATAGTGGCATCTGCTGCATTAGAAAATAAAAAAGTTAACATATATGATAACTTTATTGACGAACCGTATATAAACATCGATGGTGTGGTTTACCATAATTTTATGGATGAGTCAAATGGATTGATTAACATGATCAAAGCATTTGAAGTCTCATCAAATACGACATTTATAAAAATTGGGCAAAAGACAGGCGGCAGCGATATAATAGAAATGGCAAAAAAATTTGGTATAACAAAAGATGATAATCTGCCGATAGAGGAGCAAATTGGCACATTGCCATCCTTGGAAAATACATTAGGTGCTGGCATAGGAAATCTTTCAATTGGACAGGGAGATGTTACCATGACTCCACTGCAAGCTGCTGATGTTGCAGCGACCATTGCCAATGACGGTATAAGAAATGTTCCTAATCTTTTAAAAGCTATTATTGATGAAAATGGCAATATTGTAGAAAATCTACACAAGGCAGACTCATACAGAGTTATAAGCGAAAGCACAGCAGAAAGTGTAAAAGAAATGATGAGAGATGTTGTGGTAAATGGAACTGGAAAAAACGCAGAAACCGAGTATAAGTCGGCAGGAAAAACTGGTTCGGCTGAGGTAAACAGGGAGAAAAATATCTATCATGCATGGTTTACTGGTTTTGTTCCTTATGATGAGCCTGTTTATGCAATATCAGTCTTTGTTAAAAATGGCGATATAGGCGGAATTAAAGCGGCTCCAATATTTAAACAAATAGCTGAAGAAATAATGAAATACTATAAATGA
- a CDS encoding GspE/PulE family protein, protein MIKKKLGDLLVEVGLLDENQLNNAIKIQKKTGEKLGKILVKEGYLTEEQIIEALEFQLGIPHIDMKKVFIDANVAKLIPESMAKRHVAIPIKKENDSIFVAMADPLNIFAIDDIKLVTKLDVKPLIASEDGILKAIDRVFGKEEAERAVQDFKKELSHDNAEDDSNLLKDISEDEINNAPAVRLVNSIIEQAVKNRASDVHIEPTENDLRIRFRIDGELHEAMRVFKSTQGPVITRIKIMANMNIAERRIPQDGKIEMNASGKNIDIRVSSLPTIYGEKLVLRILDKSGYIITKDKLGLNSDDMKLFDNLLKHPNGIILLTGPTGSGKTTTLYAMLNELNKPDKNIITVEDPVEYTLEGLNQVQVNEKAGLTFASALRSILRQDPDIIMIGEIRDRETAEIAIRSSITGHLVLSTLHTNDSAGAITRLIDMGIEPYLISSSVVGVIAQRLARKICDNCKTEYDASKREKIILGLDTDEPLKLYKSKGCAVCNKTGFRGRVPIYEIMIMTPKIKELTNEKAPADVILNEAVSNGMNTLKESAKKLVLSGVTTVDEMLRLTYDDAY, encoded by the coding sequence ATGATAAAAAAGAAATTGGGAGATCTTCTTGTGGAAGTTGGTCTTTTAGACGAAAATCAGCTCAATAATGCGATAAAGATACAAAAAAAGACTGGTGAAAAGTTGGGTAAAATTCTTGTAAAAGAAGGATACCTAACAGAGGAGCAGATCATTGAGGCTTTGGAGTTTCAATTGGGCATACCTCATATAGACATGAAAAAGGTATTTATAGATGCTAATGTGGCAAAGCTTATACCTGAGTCAATGGCTAAAAGGCACGTTGCCATACCTATAAAGAAAGAAAACGACAGCATATTTGTCGCAATGGCAGATCCTCTTAATATCTTTGCTATTGATGATATTAAACTTGTCACGAAACTTGATGTAAAGCCATTGATTGCTTCCGAAGATGGTATATTGAAGGCTATTGACAGAGTTTTTGGAAAAGAAGAAGCTGAAAGAGCTGTTCAAGACTTTAAAAAGGAACTAAGCCATGATAACGCTGAAGACGACAGCAATTTATTAAAGGATATTTCAGAAGACGAGATTAACAATGCACCTGCAGTAAGATTGGTAAATTCTATTATCGAGCAAGCGGTGAAAAACCGCGCATCTGATGTTCACATAGAACCTACTGAAAATGACTTAAGAATAAGGTTTAGAATCGATGGTGAATTGCATGAGGCAATGAGGGTATTTAAAAGCACCCAAGGGCCGGTTATCACCAGAATAAAAATCATGGCCAATATGAATATTGCCGAAAGAAGGATACCGCAGGATGGTAAAATCGAAATGAATGCGAGCGGCAAAAATATAGATATAAGAGTTTCTTCTTTGCCTACAATCTACGGCGAAAAGCTCGTGCTTAGGATATTAGATAAAAGCGGTTATATTATAACAAAAGATAAATTGGGGTTAAATAGTGATGATATGAAATTATTTGACAATTTGCTTAAACATCCAAATGGCATAATTCTTCTTACTGGACCTACAGGAAGTGGTAAAACCACGACACTTTATGCTATGTTAAATGAGCTTAATAAACCTGACAAAAATATAATAACTGTTGAAGACCCTGTTGAATATACTCTTGAAGGGCTAAATCAAGTTCAAGTCAACGAAAAAGCTGGCCTTACATTTGCTTCTGCTTTAAGATCGATACTAAGGCAGGATCCAGATATAATAATGATTGGTGAAATAAGAGATAGAGAGACTGCAGAAATAGCCATAAGGTCTTCTATAACAGGTCATCTTGTATTATCTACATTACATACGAATGATTCTGCAGGCGCCATAACAAGGCTTATCGATATGGGGATTGAACCATATCTTATTTCTTCATCTGTTGTCGGTGTTATAGCTCAAAGGTTGGCGAGGAAAATATGCGATAACTGCAAAACAGAATATGATGCTAGCAAAAGAGAAAAGATTATTTTAGGGTTAGATACTGATGAACCACTTAAATTGTACAAATCAAAAGGGTGTGCTGTTTGCAATAAGACTGGTTTTCGCGGCAGAGTTCCTATATATGAGATAATGATAATGACGCCTAAGATAAAAGAGCTTACAAATGAGAAGGCTCCAGCGGATGTAATTTTAAATGAAGCTGTATCAAATGGTATGAATACGCTTAAAGAAAGTGCAAAGAAGCTTGTCCTATCAGGTGTAACTACTGTAGATGAGATGTTACGCCTTACATACGATGATGCTTATTAA
- a CDS encoding pilus assembly FimT family protein, which translates to MRYMKANESGLTLIELITVVSIFSIIVLIAVPKTDFFNAKTSEMRLKMLAYELISDIRYVQYKNIYENESLYLTIQTDHKGYYINKPGTMVKRVKTKKFPDGITMYSDNSAQISFSNQGAPIPGGCTISLLNSNKRLDITILPATGRVMIKGNY; encoded by the coding sequence ATGCGATACATGAAAGCAAATGAGAGTGGATTGACTCTGATAGAGTTAATAACGGTAGTGTCGATATTTTCTATTATTGTCTTGATAGCAGTTCCAAAGACAGATTTCTTTAATGCCAAAACTTCGGAAATGCGCCTAAAAATGTTGGCATACGAGCTTATCAGTGATATAAGGTATGTTCAATACAAAAATATTTATGAAAACGAAAGCTTGTATTTAACCATACAGACTGATCATAAAGGGTATTACATAAATAAACCAGGTACAATGGTAAAAAGAGTAAAGACAAAGAAGTTTCCTGATGGAATAACTATGTACAGCGACAATTCAGCACAAATATCCTTTTCAAATCAAGGAGCTCCAATACCTGGTGGCTGCACTATAAGCTTATTAAATTCAAATAAAAGGTTAGACATAACCATTTTGCCTGCTACAGGAAGAGTAATGATAAAGGGGAATTATTGA
- a CDS encoding YqeG family HAD IIIA-type phosphatase, whose protein sequence is MNLLYKKLIPDMYANSIYDIDFENLKKRGITSLIFDIDNTLVPQKVLNPDRKVINLFKFLKSKGFKVCLISNNTTKRVNNFTKDTGVKGISWAIKPRKSAFYKALEMLDSTPDETAIIGDQIFTDILGGHRVGLFTILVRPLSSEEFGWTKIMRKLEKKVLKKV, encoded by the coding sequence GTGAATTTATTGTATAAAAAATTGATACCAGATATGTATGCTAATTCAATATACGATATAGACTTTGAAAACTTAAAAAAAAGAGGAATAACATCATTGATTTTTGATATTGACAATACGCTTGTACCGCAAAAGGTTTTAAATCCGGATCGAAAAGTAATTAACTTATTTAAATTTTTGAAGTCAAAAGGCTTTAAAGTTTGCCTTATATCAAACAATACAACGAAAAGAGTTAATAATTTTACTAAAGATACAGGTGTAAAAGGCATTTCATGGGCTATAAAGCCGAGAAAGTCTGCTTTTTATAAGGCTTTGGAAATGCTTGACTCTACGCCTGATGAAACTGCTATTATTGGCGATCAAATTTTTACTGACATACTTGGGGGGCATAGAGTCGGACTTTTTACGATACTTGTAAGACCTTTGTCAAGCGAAGAGTTTGGATGGACTAAAATCATGAGAAAATTAGAAAAAAAGGTTCTGAAAAAGGTGTGA
- the sigK gene encoding RNA polymerase sporulation sigma factor SigK — MLAALIALVTSIVKDIINFGYLTNANSFPQPLTAEEERKYFEAFKNGDEEAKNILIERNLRLVAHVVKKYSNAGKDVDDLISIGTIGLIKAILTYDSSKGTHLATYAARCIENEILMSLRAEKKIKSEISLHDPIGVDKEGNEISLIDILGTETDEVSDQVELRMQVKKLYHKLNSVLKNREKLIIELRYGLINGGAKTQREIAKMLGISRSYVSRIEKKALNKLFKEMTM, encoded by the coding sequence ATGTTGGCTGCGCTTATAGCGCTTGTGACATCAATCGTGAAAGACATAATCAATTTCGGCTATTTAACAAATGCTAATTCATTTCCCCAACCTCTTACAGCAGAAGAAGAAAGAAAGTATTTTGAAGCCTTTAAAAACGGTGATGAAGAAGCGAAGAATATTTTGATAGAAAGAAACTTAAGGCTTGTAGCGCACGTTGTTAAAAAGTACAGCAATGCTGGTAAAGATGTAGATGATTTAATATCCATAGGAACAATAGGTCTTATTAAAGCGATTTTAACTTATGATTCTTCAAAAGGAACTCATTTGGCAACATATGCGGCTCGATGCATTGAAAACGAAATATTGATGTCATTGCGAGCTGAAAAGAAAATAAAATCTGAAATATCTTTGCATGATCCTATAGGAGTTGATAAAGAGGGCAATGAGATTTCGCTTATAGATATTTTAGGGACTGAGACAGACGAGGTAAGTGATCAAGTAGAATTAAGAATGCAAGTCAAAAAACTGTACCACAAGTTAAATAGTGTTCTTAAAAACAGGGAAAAATTAATAATTGAATTAAGGTATGGTCTCATAAATGGTGGTGCAAAAACTCAGAGGGAAATAGCGAAAATGTTAGGGATTTCAAGATCTTACGTATCGAGAATAGAAAAAAAGGCATTAAACAAGTTATTTAAAGAAATGACGATGTAA